In the Drosophila biarmipes strain raj3 chromosome X, RU_DBia_V1.1, whole genome shotgun sequence genome, one interval contains:
- the LOC108036389 gene encoding uncharacterized protein LOC108036389, giving the protein MEMDRILKRRRPLSPIDLFGTPEQEAKIPAIKAVRRIALNDYIIISRQLLINRAGRDADRRSARMLVILESLKQYVITFTLPSSSCTVQDLLRETGVQFDEGTTIDAMEKYEGTFHVVVCVGFIMTEAAGELVKNTEKVYNEIRHQAKKSAAGAAEATQIPVATDLRGGPAAPEDINGNQQAAEAPRSSKKRRQRSSSGNAASPGGSEARKPKKHKKRRSSSGKSRDGHSHQSTEAKRLQEAEAEAGKSRKHKKHKKHRSRSSTGEKPAAPKENQASQIMQSEKTKEGCSTSGNSHTSRDKHGSQLEKTREGCSTVGFQPEKSKQSSYTEGSCHTPGDKLGSQLIQSEKPKEGKYVDEKPHASRDTLGSQSQKAKESSSVDGKPFSFGFPITQPRNSKRSSSLDESSHTPKEKFVTHRLQLLKQSLEEAPSCSLFASFSAHRLNDSKARSSAQSWLADSTASEPPKTPAEKAELSRLRRNRNWNLSRDFDDDDTVVLLSSSEDEETSAAEGQTEEGERAAESRLSTDENLTLLMYPPTGTGALSIGMKDYMCLSRGSYLNDIIIDFYLCWLKNNVIPEGQRERTHIFSTFFHKRLTTITRPINAKQTAAQKRHERVQKWTRTVDIFNKDFIIIPFNEQAHWILAIICFPGLSGPVAYEEGAGMQDDGPIKQPVILIFDSLALTIRHRVIAILRDYLTCEYRAKNPNGQAHVFNKDNMPGHRVEVPQQKNLTDCGLYVLQYVEQFFTKPIRDYRLPITELTEWFDLLTVTKKREDIANLIQKLMDEGSQQQQQQRKILPVLEFPTLNGELVE; this is encoded by the coding sequence ATGGAAATGGATCGAATCCTGAAGCGGCGACGTCCCCTGTCGCCCATTGATTTGTTCGGCACGCCCGAGCAGGAGGCCAAGATCCCGGCCATCAAGGCGGTGCGTCGGATCGCCCTCAACGACTACATCATCATATCGCGGCAGTTGCTGATCAATCGAGCTGGCCGCGATGCGGACAGGCGCAGTGCCCGCATGCtggtgatcctggagagcctGAAGCAGTACGTCATCACCTTCACGCTGCCCAGCTCGTCGTGCACGGTGCAGGATCTGCTGCGCGAGACGGGCGTCCAGTTCGACGAGGGGACCACCATCGATGCCATGGAGAAGTACGAGGGCACCTTCCATGTGGTGGTCTGTGTGGGCTTCATCATGACCGAGGCCGCCGGCGAGTTGGTCAAGAACACCGAGAAGGTGTACAACGAAATCAGGCATCAGGCAAAGAAGTCAGCCGCAGGGGCTGCTGAAGCCACCCAGATCCCGGTTGCCACTGATCTCAGGGGCGGTCCAGCTGCTCCGGAGGACATCAATGGCAACCAGCAGGCTGCCGAGGCTCCCAGGAGCAGCAAGAAGCGCAGGCAGCGCTCCTCAAGTGGCAATGCAGCCTCGCCCGGTGGTTCCGAGGCTCGCAAGCCCAAGAAGCACAAGAAAAGGCGTTCTTCAAGTGGCAAATCAAGAGATGGCCATAGTCACCAGTCTACTGAGGCAAAGCGACTCCAAGAGGCGGAGGCCGAAGCTGGCAAAAGCAGGAAGCACAAGAAGCATAAGAAGCACAGGTCCAGGTCCAGCACAGGCGAGAAACCAGCTGCTCCAAAGGAGAACCAAGCTTCCCAGATCATGCAGTCGGAGAAAACCAAAGAAGGCTGCTCTACGAGTGGAAATTCGCATACTTCTAGGGACAAACATGGCTCGCAGTTGGAGAAGACCAGAGAAGGCTGCTCCACAGTTGGTTTCCAGCCGGAGAAATCCAAGCAAAGCAGCTATACAGAGGGAAGTTGCCATACGCCAGGGGACAAACTTGGTTCCCAGCTCATTCAGTCGGAGAAACCCAAGGAAGGCAAGTATGTGGATGAAAAGCCCCATGCTTCAAGGGACACCCTTGGCAGCCAGTCGCAGAAAGCCAAAGAAAGCAGCTCCGTGGATGGAAAACCCTTTAGCTTTGGTTTTCCGATAACTCAGCCGCGTAACTCCAAGAGAAGCAGCTCTCTAGACGAAAGCTCCCATACGCCAAAGGAAAAATTTGTGACCCACAGGCTGCAACTCCTGAAGCAATCTCTGGAGGAGGCGCCAAGTTGCAGCCTATTCGCCAGCTTCTCTGCTCACAGATTGAACGACTCAAAGGCACGTTCGTCTGCCCAATCCTGGCTAGCTGACAGTACCGCCAGTGAACCACCGAAAACGCCGGCAGAGAAGGCTGAGCTAAGCCGCCTGCGCAGGAATCGCAACTGGAATCTGAGCAGGGACTTTGATGACGATGACACTGTGGTGCTGCTGAGCAGCAGCGAGGATGAGGAGACCAGTGCCGCGGAGGGGCAAACGGAGGAGGGCGAGCGGGCCGCCGAAAGTCGCCTGTCCACCGATGAGAATCTCACCCTGCTTATGTATCCGCCCACGGGAACCGGGGCCCTGAGCATCGGCATGAAGGACTACATGTGCCTCAGTCGCGGCAGCTATCTCAACGACATCATCATCGACTTCTATCTGTGCTGGCTGAAGAACAATGTCATCCCGGAGGGCCAGCGCGAAAGGACGCACATCTTTAGCACATTCTTCCACAAGCGATTGACCACAATTACGCGTCCCATCAATGCCAAGCAGACGGCGGCCCAGAAGCGGCACGAGAGGGTCCAGAAATGGACCAGAACAGTGGACATATTCAATAAGGACTTCATAATCATACCATTCAACGAGCAGGCCCATTGGATTCTGGCCATTATATGCTTTCCCGGTCTCAGCGGACCGGTGGCCTATGAGGAGGGAGCTGGGATGCAGGACGATGGGCCCATAAAACAACCTGTGATCCTCATTTTCGACTCCTTGGCGCTCACCATCCGTCATCGGGTGATTGCCATACTGCGGGATTATCTGACCTGCGAGTACCGCGCCAAGAATCCCAATGGTCAGGCGCACGTCTTCAACAAGGACAACATGCCCGGTCATCGGGTCGAGGTGCCGCAGCAGAAGAATCTCACGGATTGTGGCCTGTATGTGCTGCAGTATGTGGAGCAGTTCTTCACCAAACCCATCAGAGACTATAGGCTACCGATCACTGAGCTCACCGAGTGGTTTGACCTGCTCACGGTGACCAAGAAACGCGAGGACATCGCAAATCTCATACAGAAACTGATGGACGAgggcagccagcagcagcagcagcagcgcaagATTCTGCCTGTCCTGGAGTTTCCCACGCTGAATGGCGAATTGGTCGAGTAG
- the LOC108036294 gene encoding bifunctional phosphoribosylaminoimidazole carboxylase/phosphoribosylaminoimidazole succinocarboxamide synthetase yields the protein MSTAATTTTSIEGYKLGKVIIEGKTKQVYDLPEQPGLCLLLSKDRITAGDGVKAHDLAGKAEISNTTNGQVFRLLNEAGIRTAYVKQCGSKAFIARKCQMIPIEWVTRRLATGSFLKRNVGVPEGYRFSPPKQETFFKDDANHDPQWSEEQIVSAKFELNGLVIGQDEVDIMRRTTLLVFEILERAWQTKNCALIDMKVEFGICDDGNIVLADIIDSDSWRLWPAGDKRLMVDKQVYRNLASVTASDLDTVKRNFIWVAEQLADIVPKKDHLVVVLMGSASDTSHSEKIATSCRSLGLNVELRVTSAHKGPEETLRIVREYESVMSNLIFVAVAGRSNGLGPVVSGSTNYPVINCPPVKSDNMQVDVWSSLNLPSGLGCATVLYPEAAALHAATILGLGNFMVWSKLRVKALNNFITLKKADKELRGVRNA from the exons ATGTCCACCGCAGCCACCACGACCACATCGA TTGAGGGCTACAAGCTCGGAAAGGTCATCATCGAGGGCAAGACCAAGCAGGTGTACGACCTGCCCGAGCAGCCGGGCCTGTGCCTGCTCCTCAGCAAGGATCGCATCACCGCCGGCGATGGTGTCAAGGCCCACGACCTGGCGGGCAAGGCGGAGATCTCCAACACCACCAACGGACAGGTCTTCCGGTTGCTCAACGAGGCCG GAATCCGCACCGCCTATGTGAAGCAGTGCGGCTCGAAGGCCTTCATCGCCCGCAAGTGCCAGATGATACCCATTGAGTGGGTGACCCGGCGCCTGGCCACCGGCTCGTTCCTCAAGCGCAATGTCGGCGTGCCCGAGGGCTACAG ATTCTCCCCGCCCAAACAGGAGACTTTCTTCAAGGACGATGCCAACCACGATCCCCAGTGGAGCGAGGAGCAGATTGTCTCCGCCAAGTTCGAGCTGAATGGCCTGGTGATTG GCCAGGATGAGGTGGACATAATGCGCCGGACCACCCTGCTGGTCTTCGAGATCCTCGAGCGGGCGTGGCAGACCAAGAACTGTGCCCTGATCGACATGAAGGTGGagttcggcatctgcgacgaTGGCAACATAGTGCTGGCCGACATCATAGACTCGGACTCGTGGCGCCTGTGGCCGGCGGGCGACAAGCGGCTGATGGTGGACAAGCAGGTGTACCGCAACCTGGCCTCGGTGACGGCCAGCGACTTGGACACGGTCAAGCGGAACTTCATCTGGGTGGCCGAGCAATTGGCCGACATTGTGCCCAAGAAGGATCATCTGGTCGTCGTCCTCATGGGCAGTGCCTCGGACACTTCGCACAGCGAGAAGATAGCCACCAGCTGTCGATCCCTCGGCCTGAATGTGGAGCTCCGGGTGACTTCCGCCCACAAGGGACCCGAGGAGACGCTGCGCATTGTGCGCGAGTACGAGTCGGTGATGAGCAACCTCATCTTTGTGGCCGTCGCTGGCCGCTCCAATGGCCTGGGCCCCGTCGTCTCCGGCAGCACCAACTATCCGGTGATCAACTGCCCGCCCGTCAAGTCGGACAACATGCAGGTGGACGTGTGGTCCAGCCTGAACCTGCCATCGGGCCTGGGCTGTGCCACCGTCTTGTATCCCGAGGCAGCTGCCCTGCATGCGGCCACCATCTTGGGACTGGGCAACTTCATGGTCTGGTCCAAGTTGCGCGTCAAGGCGCTGAACAACTTCATCACCCTCAAGAAGGCCGACAAAGAGCTGCGCGGCGTCCGCAATGCTTAG
- the LOC108036192 gene encoding 1-acyl-sn-glycerol-3-phosphate acyltransferase alpha, with amino-acid sequence MSSFFELLGLFLLLMLPFLYETNHIFRYYFKFMMYYGIVSFNSIVLIPAFLTRPCDVRNLLWASTWCHRVSTLIGLRWELRGKEHLAKDQACIIVANHQSSLDVLGMFNIWHVMNKCTVVAKRELFYAWPFGLAAWLAGLIFIDRVRGEKARETLNDVNRRIKKQRIKLWVFPEGTRRNTGELHPFKKGAFHMAIDQQIPILPVVFSSYCTFLNDKKKILNAGRIVITTLPPVSTEGLTKDDIDVLMERVRSQMSETFKLTSAEALQRYKPLMKGGLPISSAGSVGSAATAATPVADAAVAAAAAVASSSSGYGQPAAYGAGAAKASLLKTL; translated from the exons ATGAGTTCGTTTTTCGAGCTGCTGGGACTTttcctgctgctgatgctgccatTCCTCTACGAGACCAATCACATATTCCGCTACTACTTCAAGTTCATGATGTACTACGGCATCGTCTCGTTCAACTCGATCGTCCTCATACCGGCCTTTCTCACCAGACCCTGCGATGTCCGGAATCTGTT aTGGGCGAGCACCTGGTGCCACCGGGTTTCCACGTTGATCGGCCTGCGCTGGGAGCTGCGTGGCAAGGAGCACTTGGCCAAGGACCAGGCCTGCATCATAGTGGCCAACCATCAGAGCTCGCTGGATGTGCTGG GCATGTTCAACATCTGGCATGTGATGAACAAGTGCACGGTGGTGGCCAAGCGGGAGCTCTTCTACGCCTGGCCCTTCGGCCTGGCCGCCTGGCTGGCCGGCCTGATCTTCATCGACCGGGTGCGCGGCGAGAAGGCGCGCGAAACGCTGAACGATGTCAATCGGCGCATCAAGAAGCAGCGCATCAAGCTGTGGGTTTTCCCAGAGGGCACGCGTCGCAACACGGGCGAACTGCATCCGTTCAAGAAGGGCGCCTTTCACATGGCCATCGACCAGCAGATACCCATCCTGCCGGTGGTCTTCTCCTCCTACTGTACATTCCTCAACGACAAGAAGAAGATCCTGAATGCGGGTCGCATTGTGATCACCACACTGCCGCCCGTCAGCACCGAGGGCCTGACCAAGGACGACATCGATGTGCTGATGGAGCGGGTCCGCTCGCAGATGAGTGAAACGTTCAAGCTGACCTCAGCCGAGGCGTTGCAGCGTTACAAGCCGCTGATGAAGGGTGGCCTACCCATTTCCTCGGCAGGATCTGTGGGCTCGGCGGCAACAGCTGCGACTCCCGTGGCGGATGCCGCGgtggccgccgccgcagccgtGGCCAGCAGCAGTTCCGGTTACGGCCAGCCGGCGGCCTATGGAGCCGGTGCTGCCAAGGCCAGCTTGCTCAAAACACTCTAG